AGGAGTCGATAATTATTCCTAcactaaataattattcataaaaataataaatttgatattagTATAATATATTCCAGCGTTATGAAGCACAGAATCtcattaattatgtatttatgaaaaataaaaaataatttattgaaacgtaTCGTTATCCCCATCTAGCGGGAATAGCgggaattattttcacgacaaacttggacgttcgTCACCGATGACGCCACTCGTTCTAAAATCGGTAacctttgcggtcgtatgcCGGGAAATAGCCGCCCATGTATTATAAAGAGACCTGCATACGTGTATCTTTCTGAGCGATATTATACTCACGGGTACAATAATCATTCTGTATCATtctctatatatatttgaagTTATCTCAACAACAAatgtatcgaaaataaacattttcacttGCCTACTTGTCACAAATCACACAAGCTGCCCTAAACCGTGACGCGATATAAGTAATTGCTACTGCTTTTTCTACGacataaatttgaattatcgCAAAAATGTCAGTTTATTCGACGGATTCATTGGAGGACACGAACAAAGTATCTCCGAGGTATCAGGACTCTCTTCGCGGAGATAACGACGATTTTAATTTGGCGTCGATTAAGATATCGACAGATTTGTGTGACAATGTATCGATTCAATCAAAACCAACCCATGCAGTATTAATTCGGAGGCAAGGTAGGCGTGAGATTCAAAGTACTTCAATTTATGGATATTAGATCATACGTCAATTACGTTTAAATCTTTCTGCGAATGCTTTGACGACAAAACGGGGGAAACTCTGGATCCTGCCGAAGAGGATCTGACTTtctttaccttttttttttttctggaaacGTTTCAGATGCCAGATCTAATGAAACCGGGCGCTGCACTGGTACCGACAAAGACACGAGGACAGCAGACAGCAGAAATGCGATAATTGCGAACGAAGGATTCGGAGACGTGTCCAAGCGATGGCGGCCGGCTTCCTCGTGGAACAGTAAACGGGATGTCACGGATCGCCTTAAGAGAAATGTAAGACAGTGGGCCAAGAAACGCTGCAAGATGAGACTCGGGTCTTAAAAATGCTCCAcggttttgaaaaataataccaaGGGTCCATCTGACTCTGCAACATCACTCACGTGTTTAATGTCTTTGCCAAGTCTCCGCGacacaaaatttgtattcagaaGGAAAGTCTATTCCTATCTTTCAGAACCTGAACAGTTTAAAGCGGGAAGAAGGAAGCTTGAACAAGAGGTTGGCCTCGGGATGTCCCAAACGTTCGACGCGGATGTTTCCGACGAAACGAAGTTGCTGTCCCAAAGAGAACCCGATGTCTATAAAGTCAGACAAAAAGCTTGGCAACGTGCTTACCCCGAGGATTCAGCAGGCGAGGAAGCCGCGTTCCTATTTGGAGCTTTATCGTCAGAGATTCAGTTAGTCCGAAACGAGATGACGTTCCTCCTTCTTGGTTCGTGACCGACGCAAAACTTGGGGGTCGACGTGGGAGGGTTGTAGGGGAGAGGCTGGAAGCGCGTTTACGCGGAGACGCTTGAAACGGCACCGAAACGATGCAATTTTCTCCGAGGACGTTTACTTTGGTCGTGATTAGATGTCGTTTCCACGCCAGTGATATATATACCTGCAAGAGGGATTAAAACGTACGCCAGTCTTCATAGGGCGTCCCttcttgtttgtttcttcCCTTTCCGCGTGTTTGTCGCCGCCATGGAGGCGTCCTGCTTTATTGTTATTTGGACGCGTTGGATCTCTCTGTAATTCGAAACGGAAGAAGGATTTCTTTCGGAAGAaaggttatttttaaaacccTAGACGCCACCCCCGGGTAATACAAGTGCCTGGAGATTGCTTATGGGCGGGTTGGGTTCGACAGGGTTTGATATCGAAGGGATTTCGGAGCTTCGACTGGCCTCAAGTCCTCGAGGAATTCGTCAGACTTTTATCAACGATCTTCAAACTGTTTCAAAGTCTGATGTGCGTATAAATCACGGTTATAAATGTGATTCTGTCCTTATGTTTGTATCCTGGAGGGAGACGAATGTAGTCACGCGGGCAATAAATCTGTTTACGTGTTTACGAGGGCAGAGAATCGTGGTAGGGTGAAGTTGAGTTGGAGGTTTCTACAAAACATGGTATTATCAGCTATGATTCAAGATTGTTACGTCAGTTAGCCCTGCGTACGTCTCGTTTCTCAACGACCACACCTGTAGGCGTAAAGTttcttcgaaacaaatttcaaagcgATTCGTACGCACTCGAATACTGCCATGGACCGAACACATCTTTTGAAACATTACGTTGCTTACAGACGGACCACGTTGCAACGTCCGATCTCCCGAGGGTTCCACCTTGTCGATTTTCGGGGACAGCCAACAAGAGCAACTTACCGACGACGATACACGTTCACCTGGTACCCCCAGGGACGATCGCAGCGAACTCAGTTTTTATCGTCGTATAATCGAGGGGGGAACCACCGCAGGATCCTCCGAAACGGTGCATCAACACGTGCCAGAAGGTACAAATAACTCCGGTTGCCTGGACAGAGTTAGACGGAACGCGAGTGACGATAAATCGAAGAGTTCTGGCTACAGACCGTACACCATCGAGGACTACAGGAGTTTGCCGATACCGAAACTCGATCGATCTCTCGGGCCCGATAAAGTTGAGATGCAAGCGAAGGTTGGTTTTTGTAacgtttcctcctttttcctcGGTATCGTTTGATCGCTGTATCGCGGTACTTAACGTACCTGGTATTTCCACTTTCGCGTGATTGAGATTCGGAGATAGGGCAGGCTGGTAGCGAGTAAGGAGATCGCGATGTCGGCGAAAGGCGAGAAATTTCTTTACAGTTTTTCACGATAATTCTGttagacacttttttttttacgagtaATGCGAAGTGTTAAACCTTCGCGGAACGGAGTGCCGATCAGAGATTGAAAAGATCCAAAAATAACAGTCTCAATGAACTGtcgattttttaatagttgCACGCAGCAGCCCGTTTTCTAGAAACGTTTTCCGTCACGTGCTCTCGTATTCATAAAACACGAATTGCATTTTTGACGATTCTCGGGCGAGCGCGACTATTCGGGCCAAAGTCGAGTTACCAGAAGTTCGAACAGAGACATCTCGCAATCTTGTTTCCTTGTCCCACCGGAAGTTAACCTGCCGGAGTTGAGAAAGCGAAGTAGAAGAAACTTCGGTTCCGTCGACCCATCGCAGTTTACAATTTCATGGAAGACGTAAAGCGAGTTAGCTTGTCGCCCGTCCTCCTAACTTCAATCTAATAAACATGCGGCCGTTTCCTCGCAGCTACCTTATCATTCGCTACATAATACTTTCTCCGTAAAAGCTCTAGGAAATTCGTACGATAAATTCGAGCGTGGAAAATGCTCGATCCGCCATTGGAATCGTTGGAATACGAGACAATGGTTAATTGGAAGGTGCACTTTTATGCTCGCAATAAAATTTGGCCATTTTTGGTCAGATTTACCTTTCGAAAGTAGGAAACTACTCTTTGGTAGCGGCGGTCGAGGTCGATGACAAGTAAACCGTCAAGTTACCCGAGTGCCTTTAAGACCGCGAAGCCCGCAAACCTAAGTGCTcaagtattttgtaaatattgaagtatAGTCTACAAGGGAAAGCAGTAAGATCAATCGAATTTTGGCTGGCTCTACAAGCGAGCTTTCGGTGCAAGCCTTAGGAGAAACTTATTCCGTCAAATATGGAATTCACGTTCTTTGAGTGATACATAGCGAGGCAGGAAGTAAACGAAACGTTTGctttaaaacacaaaaagacacgaatattcaaattccGAATACTTAATCGAGACTAAAGTTTTAGAGTTATTCTTTGGAGAATCGAAGATGGTttatcgatgaattttaatgagaaCGTTGATGACACGTTAATGAAAAGATATGGAAAGGCGTTAAAGGAAAGCAAATATTAATCATCAAGTATTGCTTATACAACCGTTTCGTAAAACAGAAGTTACCTGCTCCTTTGGAGACTCGAAGCTTGATAGTGTCGAGAAACGTAAAACGGGCCAGATTGTATCGTAAAGTCGATTCGATGGAATATCTTCGACAGACGGAACGCGCACCACTCGAATATCCATCAAGAAGCTCGATGGCGTCGCGACAGCGGCGAATTGTTTTCGGAAAGTCGGTTGAAATACCTTTCTTCCTAGACAGCATTCTAGGTAGCGTGCCGTTGTAGTTCCGGCAGTCCCGCGACGCCAGGCGCACGACGAGAAAATAGTTGTCGCCGTCATTCTCGGAGACACAGTAAATTCCAGAAGCCTTTGAGCTAAATACTCTAGACCTGGCGGGGCGGCCTGTAAATTTTTCAGATCCCCAGCACCGCGGACCGGAACTCGAAGGCGGAGGGAACGGTTTCTCGTGGACTTCCGCGCACCATCCCGTGGACACGTATCCGCATTCCTGCTTGGCTTCCAAGGGAAATGGAATTCCATCGGCTTGATCGCGGACCGTTATCACGGAAACGATTTTAGCGgattggaaattaaaatttcacgtcCAACAGTTCGGCTCTCCATCGAGCTCCTTCCTCCTTTGGACACCCTCTCTCTTTAAACGAGAGGCGGAAGCGTTGGATCCCTTACCTTGCGCTCTACTCGAACCGCGTGACAATCTCCCGAGTTTCCTAGACATTCGaatctttttgaatttttgcgtTTTCTGACATCTCTTGTAACCGTCGCTACACATAGTTGTACCACTATTTTGAAACGTCACAGTAACATTTGTAACTTCCTTGCAATCATTTCTATtcgtcgaaataaatgaatgaatagtCACGAAAAATGCAGGATCCATCGGGACCTGTAATTACGGTAAACGTTCCAAGCTAACCAATGGTCACGTTTCACGAGACTACGCGAGCGTTAGGCaacgtacacgtacacgttCATGATACAAAAAGAAGTTTCGCGGCGCAACTGTAACTGAAAGAAAAATGCGGACTTTATCCAAGTCCGTTTCTTACAGTTCCACATTTGTCGTACATTCTCCCGCTATTATCCAGGATTACCGAGTAACTTGGTACGAGCGGAGATAAGCGCACCGATATACGGGAATAAATTTGTTCCCAGTGGACGCGCCGTCGAGGAcagtttaaatgaaacaccAAGCGAGGTCGGGTGAGGGTGAATACGAGAGGACAGCGAAGGCAACGCATAATGCCCATAATTATACTGACTCCTGAGAGGTTGTATTAATATTGCCCGCGGTTTAACTCGCTGTGATGTTAACTATATGGACGTGCATTAACGGTGCGGTTTTGTGGACGAAACGATACAATGCGTGTACAGGGAaacgaaaataacaaaaagaagGAGACACAAGGGAAAGACGGAGAAGCTAAACGAAGTTTGTTGAGTCGTCCGATGTGACATTGGTGGGGTATTTGGGTCGAAAAGCTGGCCAAAAATTTTGTCGCGTAATCTAGACGAACAGGTGGACTACGGATAAAGTGTTACGGTAGTTTATCGAATGTTTTTAtgcgaaagaaatttgattaaagaatggaaataattttgatcaCCTTCTTGATGCAAACTATCCTACTACGCGTCGTTCGTTGGCTCATTTAACTTTTAAGGATAGTCTTGCCCGATGCCTCGAGCCTCTGACCCTTTCGCCAGATACGATTTTCCCGCTCCTCCCCCGTTCTTTTGTTCTTCCTTTCTATCTCTCGGTTACCCCACTCCCCCATTCCTTTCCATCCACTCAACCTTTTCTCTCGTTCCCTTTGCGTCGTCCTCTTTCGAAGAGCATTTGCATAATCTACTTTGCGCCGGATTCGGCCGGGAGGAGAGTCGGCACTCCACGATTTTCGGTGTagctcgatcgatcgatcttaCTACAGTTTTAACGGGGCGAACCAGAGCTGAATACTCGTCGATGGTAGAGAAATGAGGTCCACCGGGTGTAAGTATGCTACTGTCCCTGCTATTCTCAAACTATTTTAGTTTCATGAGACATTCTTAAAACTGATATTCGATGGATGATAAACATGGAAaggtttaaatattaaactattcCTCGATAAAAGTGCTACTTTCTCTAACAAAACTGTGGATTTGTTTGGGTGGCTGTGTCAGAGGAAGCTTCCAGAGATAGACCGTCGCAAGGCTTtcgtaaaaagtaaataaagcgATGAGGTGGTCGCTCGAAGCCCGGGGGCATGTTTAGTCTGCGGAAGTTTCATCGAACCGATGGCAGCTTCAGGGATTGTTTGTTGTTGCAGAGAGAGTGGCTGATGCGGCGAAGGTCATACGGGAACTCGGTTAGCGAGTATAATCGCCAGAGGACACTGCTACAAACGCAGGAGCTCAAGGTACGTGACACACCCACGATTTTGATGTATGCGCGCCTCTCGGCAAAACGTGCTGACCTGATCGAGGAGAGCGCGATCTGTACGGAAAACAGTACGATGTTTTTAACGAACGAGACGACGTACGAAAAAAGGCTTTGTATGTTTTGCCTGGGATAGGTAACGGCAAAAAATTTGGCCGGAAATGGGGAAATAAAAGTTCGCTGGTTGTTGAACCGACGGCGCGGAACAACTTTTCGATTTAAAGATGTACAGAGTGATTCTACGGAGTGTTCCATATTATCGATAGTTTTATCCAATACAGTTGTTTGGACTTTGTCGTGCGACAGCCACGATTCGTTGCGAAAATATGTCTGGATCGGCGAGAAAAACaatgagaatattattttaaaacagaatggttgaaaatataaactcGACAGGCCAACAAAATTGTCCTCGTATTTCCACAACTTTCAGTGGCCATTGACGGCAAACAGAGAGTTTACGAATTAACGTTCATCGaaattttgtcttttatttGGCTTTGAAAAATCAATAGGAATGAAAGCTATAAGATAGCAACGAGTAATTCGTCAATTGAACATGCATTATCGGCGCACTCAAAACTTTCGCAAGCATTTGAAAACTTTCAATCAATTGCGTGCATGAAAACATTACCAGAATGCCGAAGCGCGAAAATTTCAACGCAGGTACGGAATGCAATTTCAATTCGTAACAACTTTGCATAACTCGACACGAATCCTTCGGATTGCACGCCGAAAGTTCTCTCCTAGTACGCAACGTGAAATCATTCAAACGTGGATACGAGCCGTTCATTACGAGTGCAAATgaagtttgtatttttaaagaatggAGTTTCTGCGAGCGGAAAATCGTTTAGAGATGGCAGATCATTCTATCAAAAATGTGTTTCACatatcgaaataaagaaagacgATCTTGTGTCACTGAAAAAAATGACGGTTGAAAAGTGGCAGGATGACGAATTAACGTCGTTCGGCATTCGGTTCGCGTTACAGTCGATGCTTAATTGCCAATTAGAGGATGCGGAGATGCATCGCGACGAAAAGAGGTTCGTTTTACTCGTTCACTGCGCGAAAGTCGAGCTTCGGTAACGATCCTCTGGaagatttataaatgaaattaattatatacgtAGCCTTTCTGCGTTAACAATGCCGCGCATCATCTTTTTCTCATTCGCTGCTGGTTGTATCTTCCCCCTCCGTCGCATGTTTTGCTCTTTCGATCCTTACAGCATTCTCAACATCGCAGAATCTCGCTGTAATCTTTAATCCATTCGAATAGTgctcttctattttttaatttaattactggCTTggttattagaatattttactgGCTGTACGGGTATTATCATTACTTTTGAtagcaaataataaaattttatggcTAACCAAGTCCCTTTACGATCGCGTATTAGATTCTCTTCCGTAAAAGCTGTAAAATCAATATCAGCTTTGGGGCAGCTTTGGCAAGATTGGCGGAATATTATGTGtcttgaataattaaagaaagattTTTGTCCGAATTAGGTTCGCGCGTGGGCAAAACATTTGCCCTGAAATTTGAGAATGGAGACGTTGCGCGGTACCACGAACGTGTCCATCGCGAAAacacgtcggcgtcggcgtcggcgtcggcgtcgtagTCCTGTGTCGCCGCAAGAGTGATCAAATTTTCGTCGTAATAATCCCGACGCGTCCAGAAAGCTAAGACGAGTGGCGAACGCGTTTCacactttattaattacactGGTCTTATCACGTAGTCGTCTGTAGTTACGCGGTATGCAAAATTAGTCCTTAACCGTTGGGTCGGATTAGATCTAATCATAAGACGCGAACGGCGTGGAACGCAGGAAAAGGACGAAGGTCGGCGCACGGATGCCGCTGGGCGAAGTAGAGACTCGGTATCCGAACCTAAATCCAATTATATGCACAAAGCGAGGACTGCAGGCCGCAACTACCACAAGGACAGACAGGAACCGAGAATACGAGGGTGAGAGAAGGCACAGAATTCTCTACACGTGGATAAACCTACGTTACATCTCTGGAAAGGGGGACTTTGGTCCCGTGACTCGCCTACCGCCACCGGAATTAGATTTTGCTTACTTTCGTCCTTCCGAGAGTGGCCCCTGCTTGCGTCCTCATCTGTCTGCTACCTCGGTATCGATAATCGCGGCCTGAATTTCAACGAGTCACGCCCTTTATGCATATTTGCCCGGAACTTTCTTCGTTCCATCGCATTGCGTCAATACACCAGTCACCGCAAAACAATTTGCAGAGGAATTCGGGAATGGCTTGCTTTCGCGGCACTCCGGTATAGCGAAATTTTAGGGGTAAACTATTTCGAAATAATCTCGTGCTCGAGAAGCGTGTCACGTGGCACTTTTAAAGGATGCAACCGACAATGAGTTACGTGACTTTAAAATAGCGTCTCCCAAGTGGAGCGCGAGAGCCCTAGGGAGGATGTATTGCGACCTAAGGGTGGTACCAACGAACATTCTTGGGTTAGAATAATGTACACATCATCGATagtattttttacagttttcttACGATACAATCATGTATACGTAGTTAACTTTTTATGTGCTATTCTgtgaaaatagtaaaattctattaatattttaaaatttgaatcgatGACGtgtttaaatcattttttagtatggagaatataatttttgtattttatttggattCGTTACGAAAAGACTTCTAAACGATCGACTTCTTTGTATCCACAGTCGAAGCACGTCATGGCTCAGAAGTGCTTTCTGCCTCCTTTGAAGGATTTGGATGCCGATTCAAAGGTAAATCAAGAGTTCTTACCGTTTCGCAGCGCTCGACGATCATCCTTTTCTTGGTATTCCTTTGTACGATTGTCCGACAAGTGGATTCTTGctatattttctgaaatactGTCAACTACCGTGGCAATCCCAATGCTTTGTACTGTTTCAAACGTTGCCGGGTTGTTAATGATCGTTAGACTTCGATGCAGAGCTGTCCCGAATTTTCAAACAggacaaaaatttcatatctCACTCTTTTTCATTcgcttatttttcttttataaccgaggatattattttcacgaatGAAATTCACGTTATTGCAGACGCAAGATGATTCTCTCTGTCCAACGATATTCGAAGACGCGGAGACACTTCCAAAAAATAGCGCCAAGAAATGTAACAAGTATTCCAAGAGAAACGTCGACgtcggtaaaatattttcgtcgagCGAGTCTAAAAAATTCGAGCGCAAGTCGAGCTTCAATTCTCGCTCCAAGTCGCGCGATGTCATTGAAGATTCATATTTGGAGTCCCTAAGGCAACGTCATCTTCATGAAAAGGAAATGGTGGACCGTATTATAAACCGAGCGCCCTGCCTTTGACTACATTCGAAACGACCTCGGACATTATTTAATCCTCGTTCAAAGAAATCATGAATTATCTAAATCGAACAATGAAAACTGgttcaaataaatgtaacgcAATGGAAGCCATATAATACACTATTCGAGGTTACGCTTCAAGGCACCCTATATATCTTAAAATTACATGATTTcccgatatttttatttcgtctaCGGGGACTGAGCAACGTAATTCCTCCACCCCTACCTTACTTGCACTATCAATCCGCCGcaaatttccatttctctaAGGGGAACGTTCCAGGAAAAACTCGATATTTAAATCGGTTGTCGAGCCATTTGCATTAATCGACTTTTGTCTATTTATCCTTACGTTCGCTAGTCACCATCTTTTTCCAGCTGCTTCCGATCCAAGATTCTTGCATCAAGTTCTCGAGTTAAATCGTTTTTCTTGGTTGTCGGCTACCGTATCGTCGAGACGCGGTCGTTTTATGACCCAAGGGGTATGTCTTCGGTCGGACACCAGTGGATCTCGATGCTTGGAGCGTTTTTTCGAAAGTaaggaaacaaataaacacgaaccaagaaaaatttgtctagtAATAGAGCAATTTGGGACGCTACGAAAACGAATGGTCAATTGCGACTCGAATGAAAGGACTCTTGAATCCTTACCGTTAGATAAAGAAGAGATTCCAAGAGTGTTGGGGATCCTTGCTACGGTTGCCGCTACGCCAGgcttttgtaaataaattacaccgTAGCACCCGGGAGATGAGGCGACcgatgaaacatttaaacTTAATTCCATCGAGGTAACTTATTCATTCGAATGTTATCTTGGAATCCTTCTGGCAAACTCGTGTGGTCGTCGGGGTGCTACCAGTTACTCCTACGGGTTGTATTATACATTTGACCAGGCACGACTACGCACACTTTTACGTACGCACGGACAACTCGAGCGTACGGCACACCAGGGAATGCACAGACCAGCCATCCAGTCTCGGTGAATTCAGAAATTATTCAACGCTTTTTGACATCTCGCGGCCTGGCTAGCTCTCTGCCAGGTACTCCGAGTCGCGGCGAGGCTCAGCGAGGCGGACGTAACCGACGAGGACCGTTTTTATCCGCGATCATCCGCCAGATTATCCGCGGAGAAAGAATTTCGAGGGCTAGGGGAGGGATCAAGAACTGCGAACACTTCTTCCATTCCACTCCTTCCCCCCACCCCCCGCTCCCCGTGTATCGCGAGCGCTCCCATGAATAGGTAAACAAGCGCGCGTATCTtctgttattataaaaacaattttgacCTCGTGCAAATCGCGTTCCTTCCTGAAACGGTCTGCCGTTAAAACTGAACTTGGCTAATTATCTCCGGTAATAATCTCGCGAAATTTTTAGCGAACTGCGCGAATGCAGCGGGCAGCTACTGTCAGAAAGTTGGATTCCGCTGCGGCTATTTAATTTCCGTGCGGCGGAGTGTTGTTATCGAGTTCTAGTTTTAACGCGTTATCTTAAGGATACCTCGGAACCGGTGTTTCGTGTAAATACGATAACACCTGTCCACTGTTAACCGCCGCTTTAAATGCCACGCTACTCGTTGGCTAGACGTTTCAGCGGAGTCGGCTTGGCTCGAAGGATAATCGAAACGAGGAGTTCCATGGAAGTATTAATTTTGGAGATTCGTTCACACGTGATCCGTATCGTGCGATGAACGTTTGGAGGCGTAACTGATATAGTAAATACtcgaacattaaaaaaatgtcaagatTCGAGCGATTAATATCCCATAGTCGATTAAACCTCCAGAGCGGTGTACAAGCTGCGCACCTGCACAAGGTGGCTCTGGACGCGGGCGCGGAAGTTGGCAAACTCGTAAGAAACCCGAAGTACTCAAAACGCAACCGACTGCGCTGGAGCTGGTATGCAGAAATTAGCAACGTATCTCGAGTAAATTTATCGCGGACGGATTAAGATTGACCGTAGAAGAGCGTTGGAAATAATCGATTCCCAACAGCCGCACATGCGTGCCGGAGAACGCGCCTGTGGCGCCTCTGACGATGGCTGCGCGCGCTCGCGTAGACTGTCACCGTTTCGGCATAGGCGTAAACAA
This portion of the Hylaeus volcanicus isolate JK05 chromosome 4, UHH_iyHylVolc1.0_haploid, whole genome shotgun sequence genome encodes:
- the LOC128875167 gene encoding uncharacterized protein LOC128875167, with the protein product MSVYSTDSLEDTNKVSPRYQDSLRGDNDDFNLASIKISTDLCDNVSIQSKPTHAVLIRRQVSATQNLYSEGKSIPIFQNLNSLKREEGSLNKRLASGCPKRSTRMFPTKRSCCPKENPMSIKSDKKLGNVLTPRIQQARKPRSYLELYRQRFNGPRCNVRSPEGSTLSIFGDSQQEQLTDDDTRSPGTPRDDRSELSFYRRIIEGGTTAGSSETVHQHVPEGTNNSGCLDRVRRNASDDKSKSSGYRPYTIEDYRSLPIPKLDRSLGPDKVEMQAKREWLMRRRSYGNSVSEYNRQRTLLQTQELKSKHVMAQKCFLPPLKDLDADSKTQDDSLCPTIFEDAETLPKNSAKKCNKYSKRNVDVGKIFSSSESKKFERKSSFNSRSKSRDVIEDSYLESLRQRHLHEKEMVDRIINRAPCL